ATGGAGACAAAACAATTTTGAGAATTAATCGTTAATAAACTTAAGAAAGAAAACCTAATTGATCCAGATATTATTGAGGAATATATCCTTACTTCTGAACTTGTCAAAATTTCAAACAAGGAATATGTAATTCTTGTTAGATCTAATTTAGGTGTAACTATCTTAAATGAATTAAAAGAAGTATTTGTTTACGGATTCAAATCTTTCTTAAATGACTATGTTGCTGTTGAATTCTCTACTAAAGTTATTTTTAATAAAAATAACAAAGCAAATATAAAGAAAGAAGAAGCCTCAAAACTTCTTCCTGATAATGCATTAACATTTGATAACTTCATTGTTGGATCAAGCAATAAGCAAGCTAATTTAGCTGCTAAAAACGTTGTAACAAATCCTGGTTCTTCATTTAATCCTTTATTTATCTATGGTGATTCTGGTTTAGGAAAAACTCACCTTCTTCAAGCAATTAAAAATGAAGCTACTTTAAGTAATAAAAAAGTTTTATATTTAACTTCTGAAGACTTTACTAAAAGTGTTGTAAATGCCCTAAATAAGGGGGATTTAAAAGAAATTGAAGATTTAAAAAATAAAATTAACTCAAATGATTTTTTTATTTTAGATGATATTCAATTCTTAAGTAAAAAAGATAAAACAAATGAATTTTTCTTCAACATTATCAACAATTTTACTGAAAATGGGAAACAACTTGTTTTTTCAAGTGATAAAACTCCTGAATTACTTAATGGTTTTGAAAAAAGAATGATAACTAGATTTAATTCTGGTCTTTCTACTCCAATAAATTCGCTTGATATTGCAACAGCTAAACTAATAATTGAATGAGAAATTAAAAAACAAGGTTTAAAACAAAAAATTAAAGAAGATGCGATTGTTTATTTAGCACAAAATTTTAGTGATGATGTTAGAAAAATTAAAGGAATAGTTAACAGATTGTTATTTTTTGGGATTCAAAGTGACTTAAATCATGTTATTGATCTAGAAAATATAATTGATTTATTTAAAGATACTCCTTCAGCTAATTTAGGATTATTAAATGTTAAAAAAATTAAAGAAGTTGTAGCTAAAAAATATGATGTTACTATTAAAGCAATTGATGGAAAAGCAAGAACAACTGAAATTAAAAATGCTAGACATTTAGCAATGTACTTTGCGAAAATTATTTTAAATCATACTTCAACTCAAATTGGTGCTGAGTTTGGTGGAAGAGATCATAGTACTGTTTTAAGTGCTATTTCTAGAATAGAAAAATTAATATATAAAGAAAAAGAATTCAAAAAAATTGTTGAGTCTCTTAAAAATGAAATAGTAGTAAAATAAACTGTTTTGCGATGGTTTATTTTTTTATGAGGAAAAGTGGATAATTAATGTTGATATATTTTTAAACAAAGTTTCTTATTTACTAATATTTTTTAATGTTTTCCACATATAAACCTTATTATAAATATTAACTATATAATAAATAATACAATATAAAAATAAGGTTATTTTCTTTTGTTTTTAATTTGTATATATGAGATAATATACTTTGTAAAAAGATGGAGGAAATATGAAAATAAGTATAAATAAAGATGTCTTATTAGAAGAATTATCAAAAGCAAGTAAAATTATTGATCCTAAATCTTTTAATCCTGCTTTATTAGGAATTCATATTGAAGCTAGTTTTGATAAATTAGTGATTATTTCATCTAATACTTCAACTTCTTTTAAATCTGATCTAATAAATGAAAATTCTGATCTTGTAATTGATCAACCAGGAAAAATATTAGTTAAACCTAAATTCATCTTAGAATTACTAAGAAAGTTAGATAGTGAATTTGTAACACTTTCAACTTTTGGAGAAAACGAATTAGAAATAATTACAAAGAAATCAAATTTAAAAGTTTCAATCTTAAATTTTGATGATTTCCCTATTCTTGGTTTTGTTGAAAGAGGAATTGAATTATCAATTAATCCACAAGAGTTTAAAAACACTTTAAACCAAACAATTAATTCAATCAGTATGTATAATCAAAAAGTTGTTTTAACAGGAATGAATTTAAAAATTAAAGATAACAAAATTTCATTTGTTACAACTGATCTTTTCAGAGTAAGCTTAAAAGAAATTACATTAAACGAAAATACATCAGAAGAAATAGATATTATTATTCCACATAAAACATTATTAGAATTATCAAGATTAATCGATAATGTTAATGATTTTAAAATCATTATGCATGATGGAAATGCCACATTTAAATTAGATAATAATTTATTACAATCTACTTTAATTGAAGGAAGATATCCAAATGTATATTCTGCTTTCCCTGTAACACATGAAATTAAGCTAGAATTAAACGCTAGAACTATTTTAAAAGTGTTAAGCAGATTTGAACTAACAACAGACTCAAATATCGCGTCAGTGGTTAATTTAGATATTGGAGTTAGTGAAATAATTTTAAAAGCAACAATTGCTGAAACAGCTAAGTATGAAGAAAAATTTACAGATTATAAATTTGAAGGTTCAACTTCTTTAAATATTAACTTTAATACAAAATATTTAATTGAAGCAATTAGAACATTTGATGATCAATTAATTTATATGACATTTAATACACAAAACAAACCAGTATTAATTACAGGTGCACAAAAACGTGATTTAAAACAAGTTGTTTTACCAACATATGCTTAATAAAAAAATAAAAACAAGTCGACCCTTATTTTTTACTTTATTAAATTTAAATATTTAATAGTTTCTTCGATATCTTAGTATACAAGTTTTTTGAAATAGTTACTGGAAAGTTAAAGAAGTATTCAAAGAAATCTTTTACATCACTAACTCCTGATAATTCACCATTTACATATAATCCATTTTTAACAACACCACTTCTTACTAAAGTAGAAGAGTTTTCTAAAACAGCTGTAATTAATGATTTGTAATTTGTAAAAGATTTAATAAAATTTTTTTAAATTCTTCACTATCACAAACAACACTTCTTCTTTCGTTTGTAATAATATTTTTTCCAACAATACTTAATTCTAATTCATCTATTAATTTAATAATAGTTCCTAATGATGATTTAATTTTTTCAATCATGTCACTATCAACAGAAATTTAATGTTCTTCTCTCATATATTTATTTAAAGAATCATCTAAAAATTTTTTTGCATACATATTTTCTTTATCATTAACAATTTTACCTTCAACAATTAATGTTAATGCAACTTTTGCATAATCTTGATTGATGTCTAAAATTAAAAAACCATGTTCATCATTAATTTCAGCATTAGCTCCTAGTGCTGAAAGAATTACTCTTGGAGCAAAAGTTAAACAAAGCATATTTGTTTGTTCACTAAATAAAATTTGGAAGAATTCTTGAATAAAGTCATTGTCAGAGTTAGGACAAGCAATAACAATATTAGCGCCGTCAAATTCATCTTTGAATTTTTAACAAGAATATTTACATAGTGTTTAAAAATTTCTAAATCTTGAATAATAAATTTATCAAGAATATTAACAACTTTTAAAGAATCATCTAAACGACCGATTGTATTTTTACATCACGACAATACAGAAGAATTTCAGTTGTTAAAACGTTTCAACAAACTAAACTAAAATAGTCATATGTTTTTCCTTTTTCAGAATAAATTATTCTTGTAAATTCTTCACCAAAAACTATTCCTATTTTTTTTATTGTTCATAATCTTCTTCACATTAATTATAGTATATAATAATCTTAATGTTATATATAGGTGAATTAATGGTAAATGAAATAATTATTGTTGAAGGTAAATCAGATTCACAAAAATTGAAGAAAATATATGGTGAAAATTTAATTACAATTGAAACAAATGGTTTAGGATTTAATAATAAAAAACTTAATCTAATTAAAGAATTAAACAAAAAAAATAAGATTATAATTTTTACAGATCCTGATGGACCAGGAAAGAAAATTCGCGAAAGTTTAATTGAGTATTTAGACACAGATATTTACAATGCTTTTATTTCAAAAACTGACATTGATAAAAACTCTAAAAAAATTGGAATAGCTGAAGCAAATGAAACAGCGATAAAAAATGCTTTAAATAATTTAATAACTTATAATAAAAATAATGAATCTATTTCTTGAAATGATTATGTTAATAATGATTTTTATTTAAAAGAAAATAGGAACAAAATAACAAGTTATTATAATTTGAGTGATGAGTTAAGTTCAAAGAGTTTATTTAAATGAATTAACTGAATGAATTTGAGTGTAACAGATATAGAAAAAATCATAGGAGAATAAAATGAAAGTTGAATCAAAGAAAAAGTTTGGTCAAAATTTTATTAGTGATCAAAATTTAATTAATAAAATAGTTTCAATTCTTGGTGACGACAAAGATCAATTAATTATTGAGATTGGTCCTGGAACAGGTGCTTTAACTAAATTGCTTGCACAAAAATATAAAAAAGTTGTAGCAATTGAAATTGATACAGACATGGAACCAATTTTAAAAAGAGAAATTCCTAATGATAATTTTGAATTATTTTTATCTGATGTATTATTAGTTGATTTTGAAAAATTAATTAAAGAAAAAAAACAACATGAAAATCAAAAAGTATCAATTATTTCTAATATGCCATATTACATTACAAGCGAAATTTTATTTAGAACATTAAATGTAAGTGATCAATTAACAAAAGCTGTTTTTATGATGCAAAAAGAAGTTGCTATTAGAGTTTGTTCTTACAAAGGTGAAAACAACTATAATAACTTATCTGTTGCTTGTGAATTTTTTGCAGATAAAAAATATGAATTTACAGTACCAAAACATATGTTTTATCCTGTGCCAAAAGTTGACTCAGCAATTATATCTTTAACTTTTAATAATAAATATACTAGTCAAATTAAAAACAAAGATAAGTTTTTAGTATTTTTAAGAAAAATTTTTAATAATCGAAGAAAAACAATATTAAACAACTTATCAAATGTAACAAATGATAAGATAAAAGCAAATGAAATACTTCAAAAAGTGTACATTGATAAATCATTGAGACCTGAAGTAATTGGGTTAGAAGATTTTATAAAAATATTTAATGAATTAGTTTAGGGAATAAAATGGAAAAAATAGAAGTAAATACAACTGAAAAAGTTAAGTTTGATTTAAAGGAAAAGCGTTTTTTGCTCCACGAAATTTTAAAGAAATTATTTCAATAACAGGGCGTATCTTTTTTCAGTTGTTTATTATAAGCTTTAATTTCACAAATAAACGTCTTATAGTTTAGTTGATATGAAACAGGAGATCAGTTATTTGTGTCTGGAATTGCTAAAGCAACAATCTTAATTAATGCTGTTAGTTTTATTCCTTCATTAATTGCAAGTGGTACTCTTGTAGTTGAAAGTAACTTATTTGGTCAAAATATACAAAAAAAATTATCATCTGTTGTTACAACAGGAATAATTGTTAACTTCTTTATTACTTTGTTTGTGTTTATTATTTTACAAGTATTTGCAAAAGACTTTTAGGAATGTTAAATGCAACTGATGAAATCATTACTACTAAACCTGATTATCCAAATTGAACAGAGATAAATTTTTGTAAAGCTTATTTTAGAATTAATATTTTTAGTCTTTTAATTATGAGTGTTACACAAGTTTATATTTCTGGATTACAAGATTGTAAAAAAAGGATCATTGCAATTGGAGCAATTTGTTCAAACTTTGTTAATGTAATCGTTGTTTGTTTTGTGCTTTATGTATTTAAACTAAATTCTGTTTATGGTGGTTTATCAGTGACTGCAGCTAATTTTGCACAATTAATTTACATGATGATTATGAACTTTAAATATATTGACTATAAAAATCAAAATTTTAAAGAATTAGTTAAATTTAAGTTTGTAATTGAAACAGTCAAAATTGGTTTAACCATAACTTTAGAAATGAATTTATGCAATATTTGTAACTTTGTTATGTTAAGTGCAATTACAAATGTACAACTACCAGTTTGATATGATCCATAATTAGCAGGAACAGATAATCAAAAACACGTATTAGATAGTTTAGTAAATCTAAATACAAGAATTAGTTCAATCATGTTATATTAACAACCTTCTTACAATTAATTCGAACAGTAACATCAATTCTTGTTGCACAAAAGGCAGTATTAAAGACAAAGAAAGAGTATTTAAAATTGGGATAGATTGTTGAAGAATTTCAATTTTTGCAAAATTAATTTTGTCTTCAGTTACATTCATTTTAATTTATCCAATTTTCTTAGCGTTCCATATTTCAAGAGTTGTGATTATTAGATATGGAATCTTATTATTTGGAATTCTATTTATTAAATATTTATTTGATATGGTTAACATGACATTACTAAGATCATTATAATCAGTTGGTTATTTATGAGTTCCATTACTTATTTCTGTTTGTACAATGATTTTATTTATGGATGTATTACCAAAAGTTATTTCAAATAATGTTGTTACAGACCCGGGTTACACAATGGCAATCATATTTGTAATCGTGGCATTTGATCCAATTGTAAGATCCATTATTTATATTATTATTTGGTTTAGAAAAAAATGATTTAAATATGTAAGAAAAGTAAGTTAATAATCTTTAAAAAAATGGCCTTTAGTCATTTTTATTTTATTTTTAATAAATATATCTAAATAAAGCAATTTAAGGGCATTTTTTAAGCAATTTAGATAAAATCAGTACTTTTTATGGGTTATGCCTTGCCGCTTTATTTTATGAACAAAAATGACTAAATTAATATATAATATATATTAACCAAACTTAGAAAGAAAAGGGTGAATAAATTATATGGCAGAACAAAATTATGGTGCTGAATCGATTAAAGTTCTTAAAGGTTTAGAAGCTGTTAGAAAACGTCCAGGGATGTATATTGGTTCTACTTCTAAAGCAGGATTACACCACTTGGTTTGAGAAATCATGGATAACTCAGTTGATGAGGCTATGGCAGGATTTGCAAACAAGATTATTTTAACTATTACACAAGAAGGGGAAATCATTGTTCAAGATAATGGACGTGGGATTCCTGTTGGAATTCAAGCTGATTCTGGGAAATCAGCTTTAGAGTTAGTTTTTACTCAATTACATGCTGGGGGAAAATTTGACTCAGACTCATATAAAATTTCAGGAGGACTACATGGGGTTGGTGCTTCTGTAGTTAATGCGTTGTCTTTATATGTTGATGTTGAAGTTAAACGTGAAGGTAAAATTCATCACCAAGTATTTAGTGGTGGAGGAACTAAACAAACTGAAATTGAAATTATTGGAGAAACAACTGAAACAGGAACAATTGTTAAATTTAAACCAGATCCTAAAATCTTTTTAGAAGGAACTGAATTTGACTATGAAACAATTAGAAATAAAGTTAAACAACTTTCATATCTAAATAAAGGTTTAGTCATAGAATTAAACGATTTAAGAATTGATAAACATGTTGAATACCACTTCCCAAACGGTATTTTAGATTATGTTAAAGAAAAAAATGAAACAAAAGTAAAAATAAACCCAAGCATTTTCTATGTTGATGACAAACACGATGATATTGAAGTTGAAGTAGCTTTACAATATAACGCAGAATACCAAGAAAACTTAATTACATTTGTTAACAATATTAATACTCATGAAGGTGGAACTCACGAAGATGGTTTAAGACAATCATTAGTTAGAGTAATTAACCGTTATGCTGAAAAAGTAGCAACAGGAAATAAACCTGCTGCAAAATACTCATGAGATGACATTAAAGAAGGAATGGTATGTATTATTTCAATCAGACATACTGATCCACAATATGAAGGGCAAACTAAAACTAAATTAGCTAATCCAGATGCTAAAAAAGCAGTTGATGCTGTTGTTGGAGATGCATTTGAAGAATTCTTATTAAAATCTCCAGAAGATGCAAAAACAATTTTAGATAAAAATGCTAATGCACAAAAAGCTAGAATCGCTGCTCAAAGAGCAAGAGAAGAAACTAGAAGAAAATCAGCACTTGATACATTCTCACTTCCAGGTAAATTAGCTGATTGTGAAAGTAAAGACCCTGAAATCGCTGAGTTATATTTAGTCGAAGGGGATTCAGCTGGTGGTTCTGCTAAAACAGGACGTAACCGTAGATTCCAAGCGATCTTACCTTTAAGAGGTAAAGTATTAAACGTTGAACGTGTTGCTGAAGTTAGAGCTTTTGCAAACAATGAAATTAAATCAATTGTTACTGCAATTGGAACTGGAATTAAAGAAGATATTGATTTATCTAAATTAAGATATGGAAAAATTGTTATTATGACTGATGCTGATGTCGATGGTGCTCACATCCGTACATTATTATTAACATTCTTCTATAGATATATGAAACAATTAGTTGTTAATGGTCACGTGTATATCGCTCAACCTCCACTTTATAAAATTGAAGCTGGTAAGAAAGTTGCTTATGCATATAGTGATTCTGAACTTGAAGAATTAAAAGCAGATGAATTTAGAGATTCAAGATACACAATCCAACGTTACAAAGGACTTGGAGAAATGGATCCAATTCAATTATGAGAAACAACAATGGATCCAGAAAAACGTACAATGTTACAAATTAAATTAGAAGATGCTGCAATCGCTAATGAGGTATTCTCAGACTTAATGGGAGAAGATCCAGAACTAAGAAGAAATTATATTCAAGAAAA
This region of Mesoplasma melaleucae genomic DNA includes:
- a CDS encoding MATE family efflux transporter, giving the protein MLNATDEIITTKPDYPNWTEINFCKAYFRINIFSLLIMSVTQVYISGLQDCKKRIIAIGAICSNFVNVIVVCFVLYVFKLNSVYGGLSVTAANFAQLIYMMIMNFKYIDYKNQNFKELVKFKFVIETVKIGLTITLEMNLCNICNFVMLSAITNVQLPVWYDP
- the rsmA gene encoding 16S rRNA (adenine(1518)-N(6)/adenine(1519)-N(6))-dimethyltransferase RsmA, yielding MKVESKKKFGQNFISDQNLINKIVSILGDDKDQLIIEIGPGTGALTKLLAQKYKKVVAIEIDTDMEPILKREIPNDNFELFLSDVLLVDFEKLIKEKKQHENQKVSIISNMPYYITSEILFRTLNVSDQLTKAVFMMQKEVAIRVCSYKGENNYNNLSVACEFFADKKYEFTVPKHMFYPVPKVDSAIISLTFNNKYTSQIKNKDKFLVFLRKIFNNRRKTILNNLSNVTNDKIKANEILQKVYIDKSLRPEVIGLEDFIKIFNELV
- the dnaA gene encoding chromosomal replication initiator protein DnaA → METKQFWELIVNKLKKENLIDPDIIEEYILTSELVKISNKEYVILVRSNLGVTILNELKEVFVYGFKSFLNDYVAVEFSTKVIFNKNNKANIKKEEASKLLPDNALTFDNFIVGSSNKQANLAAKNVVTNPGSSFNPLFIYGDSGLGKTHLLQAIKNEATLSNKKVLYLTSEDFTKSVVNALNKGDLKEIEDLKNKINSNDFFILDDIQFLSKKDKTNEFFFNIINNFTENGKQLVFSSDKTPELLNGFEKRMITRFNSGLSTPINSLDIATAKLIIEWEIKKQGLKQKIKEDAIVYLAQNFSDDVRKIKGIVNRLLFFGIQSDLNHVIDLENIIDLFKDTPSANLGLLNVKKIKEVVAKKYDVTIKAIDGKARTTEIKNARHLAMYFAKIILNHTSTQIGAEFGGRDHSTVLSAISRIEKLIYKEKEFKKIVESLKNEIVVK
- the dnaN gene encoding DNA polymerase III subunit beta, whose protein sequence is MKISINKDVLLEELSKASKIIDPKSFNPALLGIHIEASFDKLVIISSNTSTSFKSDLINENSDLVIDQPGKILVKPKFILELLRKLDSEFVTLSTFGENELEIITKKSNLKVSILNFDDFPILGFVERGIELSINPQEFKNTLNQTINSISMYNQKVVLTGMNLKIKDNKISFVTTDLFRVSLKEITLNENTSEEIDIIIPHKTLLELSRLIDNVNDFKIIMHDGNATFKLDNNLLQSTLIEGRYPNVYSAFPVTHEIKLELNARTILKVLSRFELTTDSNIASVVNLDIGVSEIILKATIAETAKYEEKFTDYKFEGSTSLNINFNTKYLIEAIRTFDDQLIYMTFNTQNKPVLITGAQKRDLKQVVLPTYA
- a CDS encoding rod shape-determining protein, which encodes MLCLTFAPRVILSALGANAEINDEHGFLILDINQDYAKVALTLIVEGKIVNDKENMYAKKFLDDSLNKYMREEH
- the gyrB gene encoding DNA topoisomerase (ATP-hydrolyzing) subunit B; translated protein: MAEQNYGAESIKVLKGLEAVRKRPGMYIGSTSKAGLHHLVWEIMDNSVDEAMAGFANKIILTITQEGEIIVQDNGRGIPVGIQADSGKSALELVFTQLHAGGKFDSDSYKISGGLHGVGASVVNALSLYVDVEVKREGKIHHQVFSGGGTKQTEIEIIGETTETGTIVKFKPDPKIFLEGTEFDYETIRNKVKQLSYLNKGLVIELNDLRIDKHVEYHFPNGILDYVKEKNETKVKINPSIFYVDDKHDDIEVEVALQYNAEYQENLITFVNNINTHEGGTHEDGLRQSLVRVINRYAEKVATGNKPAAKYSWDDIKEGMVCIISIRHTDPQYEGQTKTKLANPDAKKAVDAVVGDAFEEFLLKSPEDAKTILDKNANAQKARIAAQRAREETRRKSALDTFSLPGKLADCESKDPEIAELYLVEGDSAGGSAKTGRNRRFQAILPLRGKVLNVERVAEVRAFANNEIKSIVTAIGTGIKEDIDLSKLRYGKIVIMTDADVDGAHIRTLLLTFFYRYMKQLVVNGHVYIAQPPLYKIEAGKKVAYAYSDSELEELKADEFRDSRYTIQRYKGLGEMDPIQLWETTMDPEKRTMLQIKLEDAAIANEVFSDLMGEDPELRRNYIQENAEFVENIDF
- the rnmV gene encoding ribonuclease M5: MVNEIIIVEGKSDSQKLKKIYGENLITIETNGLGFNNKKLNLIKELNKKNKIIIFTDPDGPGKKIRESLIEYLDTDIYNAFISKTDIDKNSKKIGIAEANETAIKNALNNLITYNKNNESISWNDYVNNDFYLKENRNKITSYYNLSDELSSKSLFKWINWMNLSVTDIEKIIGE